One window of Alkaliphilus metalliredigens QYMF genomic DNA carries:
- a CDS encoding response regulator transcription factor — MNKILVVEDEDILREVIMDYLIEEGYQVLEAADGEQALELFQSHSVDLVILDIVLPKIDGWSVCRRIRKNSNIPIIMLTARSDEDDSLLGYELGADDYLIKPYSPRVLMVKVKRFLEKYSGNMDEMLTSASGIVINMGARLVSVDGNTISLTHTEFEMLAYLMQNRGIVINREQLIAKIWGYDFYGDEKTVNSHIRNLRAKLGSKGSCIVTVIRSGYKFEEEQL; from the coding sequence ATGAATAAAATATTGGTTGTTGAAGATGAAGATATTTTACGTGAAGTGATAATGGACTATCTAATCGAGGAAGGATATCAAGTATTGGAGGCCGCAGATGGAGAACAAGCTTTAGAACTGTTTCAATCACATTCTGTTGATTTAGTTATATTGGATATTGTTCTACCAAAGATTGACGGCTGGTCAGTATGCCGTAGGATACGGAAAAATTCCAATATCCCTATAATCATGTTGACCGCCCGTTCAGATGAGGATGACTCTCTTCTTGGATATGAACTTGGAGCCGATGATTATCTGATCAAACCATATAGTCCCCGGGTTTTAATGGTGAAAGTGAAACGATTTCTTGAAAAATACTCAGGTAATATGGATGAAATGCTGACATCAGCCAGCGGTATTGTTATCAATATGGGGGCAAGACTTGTTTCTGTAGATGGCAATACAATTAGTTTGACTCATACAGAATTTGAAATGCTCGCTTACTTAATGCAGAATAGAGGGATTGTAATTAACAGAGAACAATTAATTGCTAAAATATGGGGTTATGATTTTTATGGTGATGAAAAGACAGTGAATAGTCATATCAGAAACTTACGTGCTAAGCTAGGTAGTAAAGGCAGCTGCATTGTTACGGTTATCCGTTCGGGATATAAATTTGAAGAGGAACAGCTATGA
- a CDS encoding sensor histidine kinase, which produces MRKSIVFKWFALTALLFSTMFLFIGITQNFFFERYYINEKSDNLKMHMDDYVSLADKKGAETASVELYRNNHIWITKLDEYGRISDVENYYIEVKFKNESRGNLRIPMYSFEGQFSSDVLSILDVGDEVIIDTVDTIDESIPYNIQTDSRGVIDLNIANKLHGPNADKAYSHLNTGLYRGTITKTVFPEQREHIAFPYQERYFLEQIKEFQVNLLADGGNPVQHIEELSVIENFTEYRVIIKPIIENGVTRYIFAMTSLQPVDEAISVIRQFYPYFLGFTFLCIMFLAFVFSKWLAKPLISINRITGKIANMDFTEKLPAGSDDEIGQISQNINYLSNQMEAYIDQLKQDLDKERKLERIRKDFIAGVSHELKTPLAVMKSCLSILKDGIAAEKRDHYFQAMEEEIQRTDLLVVNMLDLAKFESGTYKPEMAHFEIDKVITEVCRSLTEQIQEKNLFLTLKLSPQMVVGHKGLISRVITNVVSNAIRHTEKGYEIMIAVKSNGETAEISIENQGKPISEEDRKKIWDQFYRVEARTSKAGTGLGLSISKEILELHHAIYGVENTKDGVRFFFSLPIQP; this is translated from the coding sequence ATGAGAAAAAGTATCGTTTTTAAATGGTTTGCGCTGACCGCTTTATTGTTCTCTACTATGTTTTTATTCATTGGAATCACGCAAAATTTCTTTTTCGAGAGATATTATATTAATGAGAAATCGGATAATCTCAAAATGCATATGGATGATTACGTAAGCTTAGCAGATAAAAAAGGAGCAGAAACAGCATCGGTCGAACTATATAGGAATAACCATATTTGGATTACAAAATTGGATGAATATGGACGTATTTCCGATGTAGAAAATTACTATATCGAAGTAAAATTCAAGAATGAATCCCGGGGTAATTTGCGAATACCAATGTATTCCTTTGAAGGACAATTTTCTTCTGATGTACTTTCTATATTAGATGTGGGTGATGAAGTAATTATTGATACAGTAGATACTATAGATGAAAGTATACCTTATAACATACAGACTGACTCAAGAGGAGTCATAGATTTAAACATTGCAAATAAGCTACATGGTCCTAATGCTGATAAGGCTTACAGTCATCTTAATACTGGTCTATACAGGGGAACTATAACGAAAACTGTATTTCCAGAGCAAAGAGAGCATATTGCATTTCCCTATCAGGAACGCTATTTTTTAGAACAGATAAAAGAATTTCAAGTCAATCTGCTAGCTGATGGTGGGAACCCCGTTCAGCATATAGAAGAACTTAGTGTAATAGAAAATTTTACAGAATATCGAGTGATTATTAAACCGATTATTGAAAATGGTGTAACGAGATATATTTTTGCTATGACCTCCCTTCAGCCGGTAGATGAAGCAATATCAGTCATACGGCAATTCTATCCCTATTTTTTGGGATTTACCTTTCTGTGTATTATGTTTTTGGCATTTGTTTTTTCTAAGTGGTTGGCGAAACCGCTGATATCCATCAACAGGATCACAGGGAAAATAGCAAACATGGATTTTACGGAAAAGCTACCGGCGGGCTCCGACGATGAAATTGGTCAGATATCCCAAAATATCAATTACCTGTCGAATCAGATGGAAGCATATATTGATCAACTTAAACAGGATCTAGATAAAGAGAGAAAGTTGGAAAGGATACGGAAGGACTTTATTGCAGGGGTATCTCATGAACTGAAAACGCCTCTTGCTGTTATGAAAAGTTGTCTATCTATTTTAAAAGATGGAATTGCAGCTGAAAAAAGGGACCATTATTTTCAGGCCATGGAAGAGGAAATACAGCGTACTGACTTGTTGGTTGTAAATATGCTGGATCTAGCTAAGTTTGAATCTGGTACATATAAGCCTGAAATGGCTCATTTTGAAATAGATAAGGTGATTACGGAAGTATGTAGATCTCTGACTGAGCAAATACAGGAGAAGAATCTTTTTCTCACATTAAAACTTTCTCCTCAAATGGTGGTAGGACATAAAGGGCTAATCAGTCGAGTGATCACTAATGTTGTCAGTAATGCAATCCGGCATACGGAAAAGGGATATGAAATCATGATTGCTGTAAAATCCAATGGAGAGACAGCAGAAATCAGCATAGAAAATCAGGGGAAGCCGATATCAGAGGAAGACAGGAAGAAGATATGGGACCAATTCTACCGTGTGGAGGCACGGACATCCAAAGCAGGTACGGGTCTGGGACTTTCCATATCCAAGGAAATACTAGAGCTTCATCATGCAATTTATGGTGTGGAAAATACGAAAGATGGCGTTCGCTTTTTCTTTTCACTACCGATACAGCCATAA
- a CDS encoding response regulator transcription factor — MFNILIVEDDANTTKLICAVLKRGNYNCFTARDGLDALSMMERQYFDLIILDLMMPRMDGYQLCKELRDVGENTPILMITAQQEIKDKHRGFLVGTDDYMTKPFDEQEMLFRIKALLRRAQIVNEHKLTIGDTTLDYNTLTVTHGEDTITLPQKEFYVLFKLMSYPDKIFTRMQLMDEIWGPDTETDGHTLNVHMGRLREKLKNNPDFEIVTVRGLGYKAVKHT, encoded by the coding sequence ATGTTTAATATTTTGATAGTCGAAGATGACGCTAACACAACAAAATTGATCTGCGCTGTTCTCAAGCGGGGCAATTACAACTGTTTTACGGCAAGAGATGGTCTTGACGCTTTAAGTATGATGGAAAGGCAATACTTTGATTTAATTATCTTAGATTTAATGATGCCGAGGATGGACGGTTACCAGCTTTGTAAAGAATTACGCGATGTAGGAGAAAATACTCCTATATTGATGATTACGGCGCAACAAGAAATTAAGGATAAACATAGAGGCTTTCTTGTAGGTACAGACGATTACATGACAAAGCCATTTGACGAGCAGGAAATGCTATTTCGAATAAAGGCACTACTACGTCGGGCACAAATTGTAAATGAACACAAATTAACAATCGGCGACACCACTTTGGATTATAACACGCTTACCGTTACTCATGGTGAAGATACAATTACGCTTCCTCAAAAAGAATTTTATGTACTCTTTAAATTAATGAGTTATCCAGATAAGATTTTTACACGTATGCAATTGATGGATGAAATATGGGGCCCAGATACAGAAACGGATGGGCATACCCTGAACGTTCATATGGGCAGGCTGCGGGAAAAATTAAAAAATAACCCTGATTTTGAGATCGTTACTGTGCGTGGACTCGGATATAAGGCGGTGAAGCATACATGA
- a CDS encoding HAMP domain-containing sensor histidine kinase, with translation MKKRMSLAVSLVVFVFFVMVLSVVIGRLCTYLLSFVFDGRILENGLLGFFALLLTSTFIGTSITALLSRWMVKPVRNLIEAIEDVAKGDFGVSVKGSNIPELESLAASFNKMARELAGIEMLRTDFINNFSHEFKTPIVSIKGFAKLLKEDGLTSEEAQEYLDIIIQESQRLADLSTNVLNLSKVQSTEVIREKEIYALDEQIRQAILILEPKWSTKNLSVDVDLESININNNAPLLQQIWVNLLDNAIKFTDNGGKLQVSLRRINSSIRFCLRDNGHGMDEETKQHIFDKFYQGDTSHAIIGNGLGLTLVKKIVILCNGHIEVESSLGKGSAFIVFLPSGMSMDNMRS, from the coding sequence ATGAAAAAAAGAATGAGTCTCGCTGTTTCGCTGGTTGTATTTGTGTTTTTTGTTATGGTTTTGTCAGTTGTAATTGGTAGATTATGTACGTATTTACTGAGCTTTGTTTTTGATGGTAGAATTTTGGAAAATGGCCTTTTAGGATTTTTTGCTTTGCTATTAACGAGCACATTTATTGGAACTTCTATCACTGCTCTCCTTAGCAGGTGGATGGTGAAGCCTGTCCGTAATCTGATTGAAGCCATTGAGGATGTAGCTAAAGGTGATTTTGGAGTTTCTGTTAAAGGCAGCAACATTCCAGAGCTTGAGAGCCTTGCTGCAAGTTTTAATAAAATGGCGCGGGAGCTTGCAGGCATTGAAATGTTACGTACTGATTTTATCAATAATTTTTCACATGAATTTAAAACGCCTATTGTTTCTATTAAGGGCTTTGCAAAACTTTTGAAAGAAGATGGTTTAACCAGTGAAGAAGCGCAGGAATATTTAGATATAATCATTCAGGAATCTCAAAGATTGGCTGACCTTTCCACAAATGTACTGAATTTATCAAAGGTTCAAAGCACAGAGGTCATTAGGGAGAAAGAGATTTATGCCTTGGATGAGCAAATTCGCCAGGCTATTCTTATATTGGAACCCAAATGGAGCACTAAAAATCTTTCAGTAGATGTGGATTTGGAGAGTATTAATATTAATAATAATGCACCCCTGCTCCAACAAATATGGGTAAATCTACTGGATAACGCTATCAAATTCACAGATAACGGTGGGAAATTGCAAGTAAGTTTAAGACGTATCAATTCATCGATACGGTTTTGCTTGAGGGATAATGGACATGGTATGGACGAGGAAACAAAACAACACATCTTTGATAAGTTTTATCAAGGCGATACATCACACGCAATTATTGGAAATGGCCTTGGACTGACGTTGGTTAAAAAAATTGTCATCCTCTGCAACGGTCATATAGAAGTCGAAAGCAGTCTAGGAAAAGGCAGCGCCTTTATTGTTTTTTTACCTTCGGGGATGTCGATGGATAATATGCGCAGCTAA
- a CDS encoding ABC transporter ATP-binding protein produces the protein MSILSKKNSGTKTIQIEGVHKSFGEYKVLNNLSLEVNRGEIFGFLGLNGAGKTTTIKMLLGMLKPTSGKLYMLGEKVDAGNYKLWDKVGYLEEATFYPDLTVIENLDIARRMQGVSDKESVNRVISKLGLEPHKTKKAKNLSLGNKQRLGIAKAMIHNPEIMILDEPINGLDPAGVAEIRNMLYDLANNFGVTVFISSHLLEELSKVATRIGIIHNGHLIQEIEMGKLEQSLQKNLVLDGRDKSAMKRVLKEHGYEFEETMDDYIKLTDGHAVECPERLAELLVKSNQPPTLLRVISEDLEGYFLRKIGIGRGNI, from the coding sequence ATGAGTATATTATCAAAAAAAAACAGTGGTACAAAAACAATTCAAATTGAGGGAGTGCACAAAAGTTTTGGCGAATATAAGGTCTTGAACAATTTGTCTTTGGAGGTGAACCGAGGAGAGATTTTTGGATTTCTAGGGCTGAATGGCGCCGGAAAGACAACGACCATCAAGATGCTCTTAGGGATGCTCAAGCCAACTTCAGGCAAACTCTATATGTTGGGAGAAAAGGTTGATGCCGGAAATTACAAGTTATGGGATAAGGTTGGGTATTTAGAAGAAGCTACTTTTTATCCTGATTTAACCGTAATCGAAAATCTCGACATAGCACGCCGTATGCAAGGGGTATCTGACAAAGAATCCGTAAATCGGGTTATCTCTAAGTTGGGGCTTGAGCCGCACAAAACGAAAAAGGCGAAAAATCTTTCTTTAGGAAACAAACAGCGCTTGGGAATTGCGAAAGCTATGATACACAATCCGGAAATAATGATACTAGATGAACCGATAAACGGTCTTGATCCGGCAGGAGTTGCTGAGATACGAAATATGTTATATGATTTAGCGAATAATTTCGGCGTAACTGTTTTTATATCCAGCCATCTGCTAGAAGAACTCTCTAAAGTTGCCACACGCATTGGGATTATTCACAACGGCCACCTAATTCAAGAAATCGAAATGGGTAAGCTGGAACAATCGTTGCAGAAAAACTTAGTGTTGGATGGACGTGACAAAAGTGCTATGAAGCGTGTACTTAAAGAGCATGGATATGAATTTGAGGAAACAATGGATGATTATATCAAATTAACCGATGGGCACGCAGTTGAGTGTCCTGAACGGTTAGCTGAACTTCTCGTTAAATCTAATCAGCCACCAACGCTGCTTCGAGTAATTTCGGAAGATCTGGAAGGCTACTTTCTTCGTAAAATTGGTATTGGAAGGGGAAATATCTAA
- a CDS encoding ABC transporter permease, giving the protein MNIISMLHCEIRKIIRSNVFWLVFLVFAFGPIMMGVGIILSSNTGGINWQMYLTELHNNLAALGVIGYTFIAAWVFGREFTDKTIKDLLAKPIPRSQIVMSKLLVILAWNVLLSVYMFAIGLAVGGVFGLTGWSTYLIWNSFFRFTITSLLFIVATTPGALLANVSKGYLAPLGLILVIVIFSSVMATLGFAPYFPWTIPSVYLSTGSLNLSSIIILASTGIAGIVGTFVWWRFAEQQ; this is encoded by the coding sequence ATGAATATTATTTCTATGCTACATTGTGAAATTCGTAAGATTATCCGCTCTAATGTGTTTTGGCTGGTGTTTCTTGTTTTTGCATTTGGGCCAATCATGATGGGAGTTGGAATTATTTTATCCAGTAACACCGGGGGTATCAATTGGCAAATGTATTTAACAGAATTGCATAATAATCTTGCTGCACTGGGGGTTATAGGATATACGTTTATTGCTGCATGGGTATTTGGTCGAGAGTTTACAGATAAAACGATAAAAGATTTGCTTGCAAAGCCCATACCCAGATCACAAATTGTAATGTCCAAATTGTTAGTAATTTTAGCATGGAACGTATTACTTTCCGTCTATATGTTTGCCATCGGCCTCGCTGTAGGTGGTGTTTTCGGGCTTACGGGCTGGTCAACCTACCTTATTTGGAATAGTTTCTTTAGATTTACTATAACATCGCTATTATTTATTGTTGCTACTACACCAGGCGCCCTTCTAGCAAATGTTAGTAAAGGATACTTAGCGCCATTAGGGCTCATCTTAGTAATCGTTATTTTCTCAAGTGTAATGGCCACTTTGGGATTTGCCCCCTATTTTCCATGGACAATCCCTTCGGTTTATCTAAGCACCGGGTCCCTTAATCTAAGTAGCATAATTATTCTTGCTTCTACGGGAATAGCCGGAATAGTTGGAACGTTTGTTTGGTGGAGATTTGCTGAGCAGCAATAA
- a CDS encoding helix-turn-helix domain-containing protein, with the protein MIENFSTVGKRIEKSLEVLGIKAVDVCRSSGISKNAMSNYINGNRVPNAEILVKLSDVLKVSIDWLLTGKGKGPEKAANFIFQEPVIEQDLVAESEASYFHQVEDIVRYNIEIGKNITHVREDAKMDVEQLAAAINIKPQALKDYESGKKVIPSYVIHRICKELSVLPLFLLDPEEVIDKEYKSENADFGHSLTQFEQDTLHFFRELSRSDQEEIAHMITFKHEKGNKKGRSSRSTNGDNRNDEQAAASEKKMA; encoded by the coding sequence ATGATTGAGAACTTTTCTACAGTAGGGAAAAGAATAGAAAAATCACTTGAAGTGCTTGGAATTAAAGCTGTTGATGTATGCAGATCATCTGGAATATCTAAAAACGCTATGAGTAACTACATAAATGGCAATAGAGTGCCAAATGCCGAAATTCTCGTTAAGTTATCTGATGTTCTCAAAGTTTCAATTGATTGGTTGCTAACAGGCAAGGGCAAAGGTCCTGAAAAAGCAGCTAATTTTATTTTTCAAGAACCGGTAATAGAACAGGATCTAGTAGCAGAGTCAGAAGCTTCTTACTTCCATCAAGTGGAAGACATCGTTCGTTATAACATTGAAATAGGAAAAAATATTACTCACGTTAGAGAAGATGCCAAGATGGATGTTGAGCAGCTGGCAGCAGCTATAAATATTAAACCACAGGCTTTAAAGGATTATGAGTCAGGAAAAAAGGTTATCCCTTCCTATGTGATCCACCGGATATGCAAGGAACTTTCGGTGCTTCCACTTTTCTTGCTCGATCCAGAAGAAGTAATAGATAAGGAATACAAATCCGAAAACGCAGACTTCGGGCATTCCTTGACTCAATTTGAGCAAGATACACTTCACTTTTTCAGGGAATTATCCAGGAGTGACCAGGAAGAAATTGCACATATGATTACATTCAAGCATGAAAAAGGTAACAAAAAGGGACGCTCATCCAGATCCACGAATGGAGACAACAGAAACGATGAACAAGCAGCAGCCAGTGAAAAAAAGATGGCTTAA
- a CDS encoding BC1881 family protein, translating to MIEKRKVGKGGSIRYKNKNYTSNVLKKYVGRTFEIEPLLEVNVLWVFDDEKSRICEARQEGVSFEETFGIAKKEEVKGDDDVFFGLGKKLKDYKEKELAKELANRHGAKMIKVSPGQFYQVKGNGSRIKEEGPATIFVIRNN from the coding sequence GTGATAGAGAAAAGAAAGGTTGGCAAGGGTGGATCTATAAGGTATAAAAACAAAAATTATACATCTAATGTGCTGAAGAAGTACGTAGGCAGGACGTTTGAAATAGAACCTTTGTTAGAAGTAAATGTGCTTTGGGTGTTCGATGATGAGAAGAGTAGGATTTGTGAAGCAAGGCAAGAGGGTGTTTCTTTCGAAGAAACATTTGGGATTGCTAAGAAAGAAGAAGTTAAGGGGGACGATGATGTGTTCTTTGGACTAGGAAAGAAGCTAAAGGACTACAAGGAGAAGGAGCTAGCTAAAGAACTAGCCAATCGACATGGAGCTAAGATGATTAAAGTAAGTCCGGGGCAATTTTATCAAGTGAAGGGAAATGGTTCTCGCATTAAAGAGGAAGGACCTGCAACGATATTTGTCATTAGGAACAACTAG
- a CDS encoding transcriptional regulator produces MRKNKMTEFGLWIKQSLLELDMTQRELSESIGIDERFLSMILYGLRPGYDYRDKIRSVIEGEQAKKIAVKSKTA; encoded by the coding sequence ATGAGGAAGAACAAGATGACAGAATTTGGTCTATGGATCAAGCAAAGCCTTCTAGAGCTGGATATGACTCAGCGAGAATTAAGTGAAAGCATAGGCATAGATGAAAGGTTTCTCTCTATGATTTTGTATGGACTGCGCCCTGGCTATGATTACCGTGACAAAATTCGATCTGTAATCGAAGGTGAACAGGCAAAAAAGATAGCGGTAAAAAGTAAAACGGCATGA
- a CDS encoding transposase domain-containing protein: MEAYISIEEAAKLEGVAYYTLYRKIQRNKEDFETTIEPSESGGKDRVMVALDSLTKKARRTYKAKHEVPDNKEEAPWYTQVDISWYRKNYSKYFYEAVEISKQIEIYLNYEGKNKTKFATEIAKKLEVSSRTLLSRVKDYIEAKAWADTMEEASKKNYDYFMVLALCRKPREKNQFPSLTEPVKTKIENIFYSKVFQENNQPLTNLYEDLEDWTIEKGLPLPSYDTVWRYIGHIEKEDGEGATALVARGKRQWKNDFMMKRKRDVESLQVLEVLQGDVHSFDCWVSVRRSNGKLQAIRPALVGWLDMRSRTLVGWAVAENPDALIIKKSLINAFYPKVNSLLPYGVCKYLLIDNGKEYTAESLTGRSRKIRVQLDADVKGFYRSIGIEDDMRSLPFQPWSKAQVERFFGTVCEKFTKRTISYTGTLTGSKTDAKVKKDIAKMLENGELMTMEEFAQKLKNGW; the protein is encoded by the coding sequence TTGGAAGCATACATTAGCATAGAGGAAGCGGCTAAGCTAGAAGGAGTTGCCTACTATACGCTTTATAGAAAAATTCAGCGTAACAAAGAAGACTTTGAAACAACAATTGAGCCGTCGGAGAGCGGTGGGAAGGATAGGGTGATGGTAGCCCTGGACTCATTAACTAAAAAAGCTCGACGAACTTATAAAGCAAAGCATGAAGTTCCTGATAATAAAGAGGAAGCTCCTTGGTATACCCAAGTGGACATATCTTGGTACAGAAAGAACTACAGTAAATATTTTTATGAGGCGGTGGAGATTTCTAAGCAAATTGAAATCTATCTCAATTATGAAGGGAAAAACAAAACGAAATTCGCAACGGAAATTGCAAAAAAGTTAGAGGTTAGCAGTCGAACGTTACTAAGTCGCGTGAAAGATTATATAGAAGCTAAAGCCTGGGCAGATACCATGGAAGAAGCTAGCAAGAAAAATTATGACTATTTCATGGTTCTTGCTTTATGCCGAAAGCCACGGGAGAAAAACCAATTCCCGTCTCTGACGGAGCCGGTGAAGACGAAAATTGAAAATATCTTTTATTCCAAAGTATTCCAAGAGAACAATCAACCGCTGACAAACCTATACGAAGACCTGGAGGATTGGACAATTGAAAAAGGATTACCTCTCCCTAGCTATGACACCGTATGGAGATACATTGGACATATAGAGAAGGAAGACGGAGAAGGGGCAACTGCATTAGTGGCTAGAGGGAAACGGCAGTGGAAGAATGATTTTATGATGAAACGGAAAAGAGACGTTGAAAGTCTTCAAGTACTGGAAGTGCTGCAAGGAGATGTTCATTCATTTGACTGTTGGGTGTCTGTGAGAAGATCCAATGGAAAGCTCCAAGCAATACGTCCTGCATTGGTTGGTTGGTTGGATATGAGAAGTAGAACTTTAGTGGGTTGGGCTGTTGCAGAGAATCCTGATGCACTCATCATCAAGAAGAGTTTGATAAATGCTTTTTATCCTAAAGTAAATTCATTACTACCTTACGGGGTTTGTAAATATCTCTTGATTGACAATGGGAAAGAGTATACGGCGGAATCTCTAACAGGAAGGTCTAGAAAAATCAGGGTACAACTGGATGCAGACGTGAAAGGTTTTTACCGTAGCATAGGTATTGAAGATGATATGAGATCTCTTCCATTCCAACCGTGGAGCAAGGCGCAAGTGGAGAGATTTTTTGGAACTGTATGTGAGAAGTTCACAAAGAGAACGATTAGTTACACCGGCACGTTAACGGGATCAAAGACCGACGCCAAGGTGAAGAAAGATATTGCAAAGATGCTAGAAAATGGCGAGTTAATGACAATGGAAGAATTTGCACAGAAATTGAAAAATGGGTGGTAG
- a CDS encoding Mu transposase C-terminal domain-containing protein, whose protein sequence is MVEKYHTRVHGGLKDQGEESPVPVDVFHHAERYYKAAPPLEYALSLLLESEERSVTNMGIKITRDGKAIYYQNQDLSKYIGQRVDIRYHPEDITRIYVYNKEGKKVCEAVSYELLRIAPKLSQKAFEEHNKDQKRHLRNETDKVKYRQMTYEERQQHEKDIIENADKKIVTPEMANKNDKVVAIPQDEQYKDELKHKKTKQKSDENEYFERQSAKALAALKKLG, encoded by the coding sequence GTGGTAGAAAAGTATCATACGAGGGTCCATGGCGGATTAAAGGATCAAGGGGAAGAAAGCCCTGTTCCAGTCGATGTATTTCACCACGCTGAAAGATATTATAAAGCAGCGCCACCATTGGAATATGCTTTAAGTCTCTTATTAGAAAGTGAAGAGCGAAGTGTAACCAACATGGGAATCAAGATTACACGGGATGGGAAGGCAATTTACTATCAAAATCAAGATTTATCAAAATACATTGGACAAAGAGTTGATATCAGGTACCATCCAGAAGATATTACAAGAATCTATGTTTATAACAAAGAAGGTAAAAAAGTTTGTGAAGCTGTATCTTATGAACTGTTACGAATCGCACCAAAACTGTCACAAAAGGCCTTTGAAGAGCACAATAAAGATCAAAAACGTCATTTAAGAAATGAGACTGATAAAGTAAAATATCGCCAGATGACTTACGAGGAAAGACAGCAGCATGAGAAAGATATTATTGAAAATGCTGATAAAAAGATTGTCACACCTGAAATGGCGAATAAGAATGACAAAGTTGTGGCGATTCCCCAGGACGAACAATATAAAGATGAACTCAAACACAAAAAGACAAAGCAAAAAAGTGATGAGAATGAATATTTTGAACGTCAATCGGCGAAAGCCTTAGCTGCACTAAAAAAACTAGGATAG
- a CDS encoding AAA family ATPase has translation MAVQLYRNAPELAQEMEELLKRTGMSKEKASKEIGYSRTALSRYLSGDYESIELELAIRRFLDEKQAGKEKVVRQLRDELFITRDVEDIMGVCQGCQEDQGLGVIVGKSGFGKTETLKEYAKLDRVCYVECDDSMGSRDLVEAIEEAIGLPQGYGSIWKRVKGIKEFFEVNRGYLLIVDEADKLVTKYTQKKMEILRTIFDQDTVGLVIAGEPKLESMVKGFIARFANRVDFCITLKGLSREEVIEYLQFCKISDRAREELIIRGTNSNTGCFRLLDRTLRNVLRLVEDEREIDLKTIEKVSKMMML, from the coding sequence ATGGCAGTACAACTATATAGAAATGCACCGGAGCTTGCACAGGAGATGGAGGAGCTTTTAAAGAGAACTGGCATGAGTAAAGAAAAAGCAAGCAAGGAGATTGGGTACAGCAGAACTGCATTATCTAGATACTTATCAGGTGACTATGAATCAATCGAGTTAGAACTTGCAATCAGAAGGTTTTTAGATGAAAAACAGGCAGGAAAAGAGAAGGTAGTGCGACAACTAAGAGATGAACTTTTCATTACGCGAGATGTGGAGGACATCATGGGAGTATGCCAGGGGTGCCAAGAAGATCAAGGGCTTGGTGTTATCGTAGGTAAATCAGGCTTTGGAAAGACCGAAACATTGAAGGAATATGCAAAGCTAGACCGAGTGTGTTATGTGGAATGTGATGATTCCATGGGAAGTAGAGACTTAGTGGAGGCTATTGAAGAAGCTATAGGGCTGCCTCAGGGTTACGGTTCGATCTGGAAAAGAGTCAAGGGAATTAAGGAATTTTTCGAAGTGAATCGAGGGTACCTCTTAATCGTGGACGAAGCTGACAAGCTAGTTACAAAGTACACACAAAAAAAGATGGAGATTCTTAGAACAATATTTGACCAGGACACAGTAGGTTTGGTTATTGCCGGAGAACCGAAATTAGAGAGCATGGTAAAGGGCTTTATTGCCAGATTTGCTAACAGAGTAGATTTCTGCATTACTCTTAAAGGCTTGTCTAGGGAAGAAGTAATTGAGTACTTACAGTTTTGCAAAATATCTGATAGAGCAAGGGAAGAACTGATTATTCGTGGCACGAATAGTAACACTGGCTGCTTCCGCTTATTGGATCGAACACTGAGAAACGTATTACGCCTGGTGGAAGACGAACGAGAAATTGACCTGAAGACAATCGAAAAGGTTAGTAAAATGATGATGCTGTAA
- a CDS encoding AbrB/MazE/SpoVT family DNA-binding domain-containing protein translates to MKTKKINKSGGFTIPSDIRREIDMDKGQAVDIEVEAGKLIISKHTPRCMFCRTIDGVVRYQNNHVCSKCIKEMGDKVDG, encoded by the coding sequence ATGAAAACAAAAAAGATTAATAAAAGTGGAGGGTTCACCATTCCTTCGGACATCAGAAGAGAAATTGACATGGACAAAGGGCAAGCAGTTGATATTGAGGTAGAGGCAGGGAAGTTGATAATCTCAAAGCATACTCCAAGATGTATGTTCTGTAGAACTATTGATGGTGTGGTAAGGTACCAAAACAACCATGTATGCTCTAAATGTATTAAAGAAATGGGGGACAAGGTAGATGGATAA